CGGTTCCGTTGTACCTAGATAAAGTGTACGAGACCGACATGGCCGAGGGGCTCAAGGCGATGACGCTGGCGGGTCACGGCGTCGCCTTCCTGCCGCACAGCGCGGTGGAGGACGCGGTGGCGGCCGAGCGCCTCGTGCGGCTCGACCGGCCGGCGCGGGGCGTGACGGCTGACCGGTTTACGCTCGCGATGGAGATCCGGTTGTATCGCGACAAGCTAGCGTCGCACAGGGACGAAGCGCGCGGCGAGCTGGTGGATACGGTGTGGCGCCTGGCGGCTGGGCTGGCTGTCGGCGCGTAACCAGCTGCGGGCTTCGGGCGCTGGTCTCTGGCTCTGGGCGCTAGCTTCAGCCGCTGTCGCCGGCCGCCGAGCGTCGACGGTGCGGCCGATTCCGAAGACAGCGATGCCACGGCGAGTTACTGGCGCGCTGCGTGCGCCGCCGCACGTTATGCAAGGAAAGCATAGAGCATGATAATTCGGCATTGGATTTAGTCGTGCCGCTTTTTCACAATGGCGGCCATCTTGACCGAAGAGGACCATTCATGTCCGCGCAGCAAACTGTTTCGAACGATTCACCGATGCCTTCCAAGCACGCCTTGCCTTCCTATTTACATGCCGATTCGCTCGGTCCGTGGGGCTCCTACCTGCAGCAAATCGATCGTGTTGCGCCGCACCTGGGCTCGCTTTCACGCTGGATCGAGACGCTCAAGCGTCCCAAGCGCATCCTGGTCGTCGATGTGCCGATCGAGATGGACGACGGTACGATCGCGCATTTTGAAGGCTACCGGGTTCAGCACAACACATCGCGCGGGCCCGGCAAGGGCGGCGTGCGGTATCACCAGGACGTGACGCTGTCCGAGGTGATGGCGCTGTCCGCGTGGATGTCGATCAAGAATGCGGCGGTCAACGTGCCGTATGGCGGCGCGAAGGGCGGTATCCGCGTTGACCCGCGCAAGCTCTCGCGCGGCGAACTCGAGCGAGTCACGCGCCGGTATACGAGCGAAATCGGCATTATCATCGGGCCGAACACCGACATTCCGGCGCCCGACGTCAACACCAATGAGCAGGTGATGGCGTGGATGATGGACACGTACTCGATGAACGTCGGCCAAACGGCGACGGGCGTGGTGACGGGCAAGCCGATCTCGCTGGGTGGATCGCTGGGCCGGCGCGAAGCGACCGGGCGCGGGGTGTTCACCGTCGGTTGCGAGGCAGCACGGCGCATCGGATTGGATATCGCATCGGCGCGCGTCGCGGTGCAGGGATTTGGCAATGTCGGCGGGATCGCCGCGAAGCTGTTCGTCGAGGCGGGCGCGAAAGTGGTCGCGGTCCAGGACCACACCGGCACGCTCTACAAGCCGTCCGGCATCGACGCGCATGCGTTGCTCGAGCATGTTGCGGCGCAAGGCGGCGTAGCCGGCTTCGCCGGCGCAGAGCCGCTCGGCGACGAGGATTTCTGGGGTATCGAGAGCGACATTCTGATTCCCGCTGCGCTCGAAGGCCAGATCAACGAGAAGAACGCATCGCGGATCCGCACGAAGATCGTGGTCGAAGGGGCGAATGGCCCAACTACGCCGCTCGCCGACGATATCCTGCGCGAGAACAACGTGCTGGTGATCCCCGATGTGGTCGCCAACGCTGGCGGCGTCACGGTGTCCTACTTCGAATGGGTGCAGGACTTCTCCAGCTTCTTCTGGACTGAGGACGAGATCAACCATCGGCTGGAGCGCGTGATGCGTGAAGCGTTTGCCAGCGTCTGGCAGGTCGCGCAGGAAAATGACGTGTCCGTGCGCACCGCGGCTTATATCATTGCGTGCAAGCGCATCCTGATGGCGCGCGAGATGCGCGGCCTGTATCCGTGATCCATTGCTAAGTCTCTAAGTCCTATTGCTGCAATTCAGACAGACCGCGTGGCGCGAGCCCGCGGTCTGTCTTTGCATTGGCCGCGCGCGGCGCGATCACCGGCAACGCGGTGGCGGCCTATACGCGAGCCGGCGCGAAGCGATTCACGGAACAACGAACGCAAAAGCTCGTAGATTAGTACTTCAACTCATTACTTTCATAATAATTACTTTGCTAAACTGACACGACTTTTCGCGAAGGAGATCGTGGATGAACATCAAGAAAGCCGCATTCACACTGGCTGCACTGGCCGCCCTTATCGGGGCTGCCCAGGCGCAGGAGACGGAGACGCTGAAGAAAATCAAGGATTCGGGCGTCATGGTGTTGGGGCACCGCGAGTCGTCGATTCCGTTCTCGTACTATGACGAGAAGCAGAACGTCGTGGGTTATTCGCAGGAGTTTGCGCTGAAGATCGTCGAGGCAGTCAAGCATGAACTGAAGACGCCCGATCTGAAGGTTAAGTTGATTCCGATCACGTCGCAAAACCGCATCCCGCTTGTACAGAACGGTACAATCGATATCGAGTGCGGCTCGACCACTAACAACCTGGAGCGGCAGAAGCAGGCGGTGTTCTCGAACACGATTTTCGTGGTCGGCACGCGGCTGATGACTAAGAGGAATTCGGGCATCAAGGACTTCGCTGACCTGAAGGGCAAGACGGTCGTGACCACGGCTGGCACAACGTCCGAACGGTTGCTGCGCAAGATGAACCAGGACCACAACATGGGCATGAACATCGTCAGTGCGAAGGACCATGGCGAGTCATTCTTGACGCTGTCGACCGGCCGTGCCGCCGCGTTCATGATGGATGATGCTCTGCTTGCCGGCGAACGTGCGAAGTCGAGTAATCCGGGCGACTTTGTGATCGTCGGCACCCCGCAAACGCACGAAGCGTACGGCTGCATGATGCGCAAGGACGACCCGGCGTTCAAGAAGGTCGTCGATGCGGCGATCGCGAAGGTCGAGACATCTGGTGAGGCGGCGCAGATCTACAAGAAGTGGTTTGAGTCCCCGATTCCGCCGAAAGGGCTGAACCTAAACTTTCCGTTGTCCGACGACATGAAGGCGCTATTCAAGAATCCGAACGACAAGGCGATGGACTGATCCGCTCGGCCGCATCGTTCACTGACAGGCGTGACTGAAACGGAAGGGATGCTTGCGGGCGCGCCTTCCGTTTCTTTTTGGAGTTGAGTCATGGGTTATCACTGGAATTGGGGCATTTTCATGACCCCGGTTTCGACCGGCGAGCCGACGACCTATCTGGGCTGGCTGATCTCGGGGCTGTGGAATACGGTCGCGGTGTCGTTATGCGCGTGGGTGATCGCGCTGCTCGTCGGCGCGCTGATGGGCGTGTTGCGCACCGTGCCGAACAAATGGCTGTGCGGCATTGGCATGGTCTACGTCGCGGTGTTCCGCAACATCCCGCTGATCGTACAGTTCTTTATCTGGTACTTCGTGCTGCCGGAGATCCTGCCGCCGTCGATCGGCACGTGGTTCAAGCAGTTGCCGCCGGATGCGCAATTCTTCTCGGCATCGATTCTGTGTCTGGGGCTGTTCACGGCGGCCCGAGTCTGCGAGCAGGTGCGCTCGGGCATCAATGCGTTGCCGCGCGGGCAGCGCGCCGCAGGCCTGGCGTTGGGCTTCACGTTGCCGCAGACCTATCGCTATGTGATGCTGCCGGTCGCGTTCCGAATCATCGTGCCGCCGCTGACCTCTGAGTTTCTCAATATTTTTAAGAACTCCGCCGTGGCGTCAACCATCGGTCTGCTGGACCTGTCCGCGCAAGCACGGCAACTGGTTGACTACACTGCGCAGGCGTATGAGTCTTTCATTGCGGTGACGCTCGCTTACGTATTGATCAACCTGGTCGTGATGGGCTGCATGCGCTGGGTCGAGAAAAAGACTCGGCTGCCGGGCTACATTGGAGGCAAATGATGCGTCAGTTCAACTGGTCCGGCATCCCGGATGCGCTGCCGACGCTGTGGACTGGCGCGGTGATGACATTGCAGGTCACCGTGCTGGCGATCGTTGTGGGCATCGTGTGGGGCACGCTGCTCGCGCTCATGCGGCTGTCGGGACTCAAGCCACTCGAATGGTTCGCGCGCGGCTATGTGACCCTGTTCCGCTCGATTCCGCTGGTGATGGTGCTGTTGTGGTTCTTCCTGCTGGTGCCCCAGCTGCTACAGCGGTTGCTGGACGTGTCGCCTGATGTCGATATCCGGCTCGTGTCGGCGATGGTCGCGTTCTCGTTGTTCGAGGCCGCGTATTACTCGGAGATCATCCGGGCCGGCATCCAGGCCGTGCCGCGCGGACAGCTCAGCGCTGCCTCCGCGCTCGGCATGACCTACGGCCAGGGCATGCGGCTGATCGTGTTGCCACAGGCGCTGCGCGCGATGGTGCCGCTGTTGCTGACGCAAGCCATCGTGCTGTTTCAGGACACGTCGCTCGTCTATGTGATCAGCGTCGCGGATTTCTTCCGGACCGCGGCAAACGTCGGTGACCGGGACGGCACGATCGTCGAGATGGTACTGTTCGCGGGCGCCGTGTATTTCGTGATTTGCGCGGTGGCGTCAAGCCTCGTCAAGGGTCTTCAGAAAAAGGTCGCAAGATGATTTCGATCAAGAATGTTTCAAAATGGTATGGGTCCTTCCAGGTGCTGACGGACTGCTCGACCGAGGTCAAGAAAGGCGAGGTGGTAGTCGTGTGCGGCCCGTCGGGCTCGGGCAAGTCGACGTTGATCAAGACGGTCAACGGACTAGAGCCGTTTCAAAAAGGCGAGATCATGATCAATGGGCAATCGGTCAGTGATCCTAAGACAAACTTGTCAAAGCTGCGTGCGAAAGTTGGGATGGTGTTCCAGCATTTCGAGCTGTTTCCGCACCTGTCGATCACCGAGAACCTGACGCTTGCGCAAATCAAGGTACTTGGTCGCTCGAAGGACGAGGCGAGCGCCAAGGGATTGAAGTTGCTCGATCGTGTCGGCCTGAAGGCGCATGCCGACAAGTATCCTGGGCAGTTGTCCGGCGGTCAGCAGCAGCGCGTGGCGATTGCACGCGCTCTGTCGATGGACCCGATCGCGATGCTGTTCGACGAGCCGACCTCGGCGCTCGATCCGGAGATGATCAATGAAGTGCTGGACGTGATGGTCGAGCTAGCGCAGGAAGGCATGACGATGATGTGCGTGACGCACGAAATGGGTTTTGCAAAGAAGGTTGCGCACCGGGTCATCTTCATGGACCGGGGGGTGATCGTTGAGGATGACCGCAAGGAAGACTTCTTTGCGAATCCGAAATCAGATCGCGCGAAGGATTTCCTGGCCAAGATCCTGCATTGACCGTTGCGTCCCCGGCGGTATCTACTGTCCGGGGAGCGGCCTGTTGCCACCGGCGGGTCGCATGCTACGGGTTCGTCACGTCGTATGGCGTCAGCTTGACCGTTGCGTCTTCAGTCTGTTTTGGCGGGTTCGATAATGCGAGCGCGACGAAATTAACGGCTGACGATTCGTTGAGCAGCCCTTGGACGCTAAGTAGCGATTTGCCCTTACCGTCGATGACGCCCATTGTTGTCGACGATCCGCCATCGCATGCGATGGCATAACCCGGGTCGCGGTTAAATGTCCCAAGCCGAGTGACCGTGATGGCTATCTCGGTCATCTGCATGCCTGTCGACTTGACGCCGCGTACGCCGCTATCATCTCCGGCGATGACCGTCCTGTACCGATTCGTTTTCAGTGCGGTGGGCGAGGCCGCGGGCCGAGACGACGATGGAAAATCAATTGCGCTGCGTGCATTCGGGTGCGACGCGTGGCCGAGTTCTCCAGGGCGGTTCAGTGGCGTATTCTCGAACGCATATTTCGGATTGGCCGCCTTTTCCGCGGGAAACTTGTTTTCGTATTGACCCGTGGTTTCGTTGATCTGCGCCAGCAATGGCGCGAGGGTCACGTAGGATCCGTTTGGAAAAGTCACCTTATGATAGTCGTCCTCATAGGCGTCTTGGGGCCGCACACCTTCGATTTGTTTGATTCCTTTGACTTTGGCGCCGCCGATCGGGGCGTTGGCTGCGTACGATTTGATATCGATCTCGTCTTCCCGGATGCCGGTGTGTCCGTAGAATCCCCCATTGATGTACGCGATAGGGCCGAGCGGGTCGCGAGACAGCAGCTTGCTTTTCAAAGACTGATTTGGGGACATTAATCGCCGCGTTTCTTTATCTGACATGGCGCTGACGACGTACGGTTGTTTGCCGCCGCCCGCCAGATGTGGCACATATCTGTCTGCGGGGATTGACAGGTACTCAAGCCGTTTTGGGCCGTTCGATGTATCGATCCCTTTCATGCCGACACTGTCGAATACTTTGGAGTCGCCCTGGATCTTCACGTGGACGATGCCCGTGCCCGGTATGGCGCGCACACTGACCGGCCGATTGTCTCGACTCACCTTACGGACCGCTTCGCGGAACTTTGCAAGTGGCGAATCGGCAGGCACCGGTAAGCCCGTCGATCGCTGATCTGTTGCTGTACGATTGCCGATGCAGTCCGGTTTGAAACCATCGGCTTGGGTGGGGGCGCTTGTCGATGAAGTGGACGGCGCCGAACCGCGTCCGAGGACAGGGAAGCATTTCAGCATGGTGCGGGATATCCTTCGTGGCGTACATGGAAAGCATAGACGCAAAGCCGGCTCTGCTGGCGCGATAGTATCGGCGACGTCGATAACCGATGAAGGGTATCTCGCAGGTGAGGCGCGGCACCGCTAAGCGCGAAACGGGCAATGTCGTACCGAACCGGTTAATTCAGTTCAAATGGGGTTACCGGCGGCGGGCGGAATGGGCAACTTTACGATGGCACTGCTGCGGCGTTGTACGCGGATTCGATGGTGAACTCGCCGTCCTCGTTGGTGCTCAACACTGACTCGACGGTGGCCTTGCACAGCGGCTCTCGCGCCTTGGCCGCCACGTCGGCAGGCACCGGCACGTTGACACTGCACAACAATTGGCCCGCCTGGAACATCGCCAGATCCCCCGGGGCAAAGCGCGTCCACGTTTCATTATCGGTGAGCGGCTGCGTCGCAATCACCGCAACGCGATCCTCTGGCGTCGTGTATTGCGCAAAGTCGATCGTGACGTCCGTGTCGATCAAGTGCGCGGTCGAGAACGGCCAGCTGCGCACGAGGTAATACAAATGGGTCGAGCAGTGGACGAACAATGCCTGCCCGTTGGACATCAAAAAGTTGAACACACCGTGCCGAGTGATCTCGCGTGTGGCCTGTGCCAATGCGTCGAATAGCTCGTTTAGCGGTGGGTGGGTGCTGGGAAAGCACTCGCGCAGGTGCTGCATGATCGCGCAGAACGCGAGCTCGCTGTCCGTCGTGCCGACCGGCAGGTACACGCCGCCGAGTGCTGGCGCATAGTCGCGCAGATCGCCGTTGTGCGCAAAGATCCAATGCCGGCCCCATAGCTCGCGCTGGAACGGATGACAGTTCTCCAGCACGATGCGACCCTGCGTGGCCTTGCGAATGTGTGCGATCGTGTTTTTCGACTTGATCGGGTATTGCTTGACCAGCTCGGCGATCGGCGAGGTCGCCGACGCCTGGTGGTCAATGAACAGCCGGCAGGCTTTGTCCTCGAAGAACGCGATGCCGAAGCCATCGGCATGATGGTCAGTGACGCCGCCGCGCGCCGCGAAACCCGTGAACGAAAAGGTTACGTCCGTGGGCGCCGCGCAATTCATTCCAAGCAGTTGGCACATGATGCGAGCACGCAATGCTTCGCGAGCGCGCTTAGCGCCCGCTACAATGATGTTTTTGAAGCATATCACCGAGCCCTGGGCCACCCACGCCGAAACAGCGACGTATGCGTCGCCGCTTCGCATTCAATGCGTGGCCACGGGCGAGCCTTCGCATGCGTGATGCGCATGCTTAACTGCCGATCGACATGAACTCGTCCCAGTCCCATTCCACCGCAGCCGGCGTCGGCTCGTCGGGCGCCACTGCGCTGACTCTCGCCCGTCCCGATGATTGGCATTTGCACGTGCGTGACGGCGCGCTGCTCGAAGCGGTGCTGCCGCATACTGCCCGGCAGTTTGGCCGCGCGATCATCATGCCGAATCTGAAGCCGCCGGTCACCACGACCGCGCAGGCCGGCGCTTATCGGCAGCGAATCCTTGCCGCGCGTCCCGCGCACGGCCCTGGTGCAGCGTTTGAGCCGCTGATGACGCTGTATCTGACCGACAACACGTCGCCGGACGAAGTCCGGCGGGCTCGCGAAAGCGGCTTCGTGCATGGCGTGAAGCTGTATCCAGCCGGTGCGACGACCAACTCGGACGCCGGTGTCACGGATCTGCGCCACTGCACGGCTACGCTGGAGGCGATGCAGCAGACCGGCCTGCCGCTGCTGGTGCACGGCGAAGTGACAGACCCATCGATCGATGTGTTCGATCGCGAAAAGGTGTTTATCGACCGAGTGCTCGAGCCGTTGCGGCGCGATTTCCCTGCGCTCAAGGTGGTGTTCGAGCACATCACGACGCGCGACGCCGCGCAGTATGTGCGCGACGCGGATGCAGCGTCGGGCACGCTGGGCGCAACGATTACCGCCCACCACTTGCTGCTGAATCGCAACGCGATGCTGGTCGGTGGCATCCGCCCGCATTATTACTGCCTGCCGGTGCTTAAGCGCGAGGCGCACCGCGTGGCGCTCGTCGAGGCGGCCACCTCGGGTCATCCGCGCTTTTTCCTCGGCACCGACAGCGCGCCGCATCCGAAGGGCCTGAAGGAGCACGCGTGCGGCTGTGCCGGTTGCTACACGGCGCTGCATGCGCTGGAGTTATACGCGCAGGCCTTTGACGAGGCCGGCGCCCTGGATCGGTTGGAAGGCTTTGCGAGCTTTTATGGCGCCGACTTCTATGGATTACCGCGTGCCACCGACACGGTGACGCTCGAGCGCGCGAGTTGGACGTTGCCGGAGGCCATCGACGCAGGCGGCATCAGCGTGGTGCCGCTCAAGGCCGGCGAAGCGCTCGGCTGGAAGCTGCGCTGACACGCATGGCGGACATGTCACCGCTGCGCGAGGCCGTGGCGCGGATCGACTGGTCGCGACCGTGGTTCGAGCCGTTCCGGGCCCATGGGATGCGTTGGCAACGGGTGCTCGATACTCATGGGGCCGGCGCGTGGCTCAGCACGATGACGCAGGATGCCCAAGCGGCGTCGCTGTGCATCGGCGCTGGCCTGCCGCTGACCTTCGTGGCGCAGTCTCTGTTGCCGCCCGGCACGCGTTACGAAGCGCACATTGCTGCGACAGGTTGCGTGCCCACGCGCGATAATCTGCACGATTTCTTCAACGCGGCGAGTTGGTTTGCCTTTCCGCGGACCAAACTCGCCACGATTGGCTGCAGCATGGCCGAGGCGCGGCGGCAGGCAGGTGCGCCCGCGCCCGGCAACGGCAGGGGGCCGGTACGCGATGCGCTGACTCACTTTGACGAAAACGGCGCAATCTTTGTGACTTCCGATGGTTCGTTAGCTGAAGCGCTGCACGCTTTTGACTGGCGCCGTCTGTTTGTCGAGCATCGCCAGGCGTGGCCTGCGCGTTGTGCTGTATACGTGTACGGCCATGCGCTGCTGGAGAAGCTGCTCGCGCCGTATCGCGCATGCACTGCGCATGCATGGGTCTGCCAAGTCGAGCCGGACTGGTTCGATGCGCCCGCGGTGCAGCGTCAGGCCGACGTGGATGTCCGTGTCGCCGCGGCACTGGTCGATGATAACGTCGTCGAGTGCCCGCCACGGCAGGCGTCGCGCGAGCTTGCCCAAAAGGGCGGGGCGCTGACGATCGCGCGGTTTTCGCCGTTGCCTGTGCTGGGCGTGCCGGGCTGGTGGGCGGCCAACGCCAATCCGCGGTTCTACGCGGACACGTCGGTGTTCCGCAGCGGCCGGCGCGGGCCGCGCCACCCATGCTAAGATGATGGCTTGCAAAGTAGGCCAGACAGCCGCGGCTGCCGCGCATCGCGCGGGAGGCGAGGAAAGTCCGGACTCCACAGGGCAGGGTGATGGCTAACGGCCATCCGTGGCGACACGCGGAATAGGGCAACAGAAAGCAAACCGCCGATGGCCTGGCGCAAGCCGGGATCAGGTAAGGGTGAAATGGTGCGGTAAGAGCGCACCGCGGCTGCGGCGACGCAGTCCGGCACGGTAACCTCCACCCGGAGCAATTCCAAGTAGGCAGGCGTGCGTCGGCAGCAAGGCGCAAGGACGGGCCCCGTCTTGACCTGCGGGTAGGAAGCTTGAGCGCGTCAGCAATGGCGCGCCTAGAGGAATGGCTGTCACGCGTGCCGGGTAACCGGCGCACGCACAGAATCCGGCTTACCGGCCTGCTTTGTTCCCTCCTTTCGCGACACGCGCTATGCGTCGACGATCTCGAACGAGTGCGTGAGTTCCGCGCTCTTGGCCAACATGATCGAGGCGGAGCAATACTTGTCGTGTGACAGGTTGATCGCGCGCTCCACGGTCGCCGGGTTCAAGTTCCGGCCGCTCACCGTGAAATGGAAATGGATCTTCGTGAATACCTTCGGATCCTGGCTTGCCCGCTCGGCCTTCAGCGTGACGTTG
This region of Mycetohabitans endofungorum genomic DNA includes:
- a CDS encoding Glu/Leu/Phe/Val family dehydrogenase, which codes for MSAQQTVSNDSPMPSKHALPSYLHADSLGPWGSYLQQIDRVAPHLGSLSRWIETLKRPKRILVVDVPIEMDDGTIAHFEGYRVQHNTSRGPGKGGVRYHQDVTLSEVMALSAWMSIKNAAVNVPYGGAKGGIRVDPRKLSRGELERVTRRYTSEIGIIIGPNTDIPAPDVNTNEQVMAWMMDTYSMNVGQTATGVVTGKPISLGGSLGRREATGRGVFTVGCEAARRIGLDIASARVAVQGFGNVGGIAAKLFVEAGAKVVAVQDHTGTLYKPSGIDAHALLEHVAAQGGVAGFAGAEPLGDEDFWGIESDILIPAALEGQINEKNASRIRTKIVVEGANGPTTPLADDILRENNVLVIPDVVANAGGVTVSYFEWVQDFSSFFWTEDEINHRLERVMREAFASVWQVAQENDVSVRTAAYIIACKRILMAREMRGLYP
- a CDS encoding glutamate/aspartate ABC transporter substrate-binding protein, which translates into the protein MNIKKAAFTLAALAALIGAAQAQETETLKKIKDSGVMVLGHRESSIPFSYYDEKQNVVGYSQEFALKIVEAVKHELKTPDLKVKLIPITSQNRIPLVQNGTIDIECGSTTNNLERQKQAVFSNTIFVVGTRLMTKRNSGIKDFADLKGKTVVTTAGTTSERLLRKMNQDHNMGMNIVSAKDHGESFLTLSTGRAAAFMMDDALLAGERAKSSNPGDFVIVGTPQTHEAYGCMMRKDDPAFKKVVDAAIAKVETSGEAAQIYKKWFESPIPPKGLNLNFPLSDDMKALFKNPNDKAMD
- a CDS encoding amino acid ABC transporter permease, translating into MGYHWNWGIFMTPVSTGEPTTYLGWLISGLWNTVAVSLCAWVIALLVGALMGVLRTVPNKWLCGIGMVYVAVFRNIPLIVQFFIWYFVLPEILPPSIGTWFKQLPPDAQFFSASILCLGLFTAARVCEQVRSGINALPRGQRAAGLALGFTLPQTYRYVMLPVAFRIIVPPLTSEFLNIFKNSAVASTIGLLDLSAQARQLVDYTAQAYESFIAVTLAYVLINLVVMGCMRWVEKKTRLPGYIGGK
- the gltK gene encoding glutamate/aspartate ABC transporter permease GltK, whose translation is MRQFNWSGIPDALPTLWTGAVMTLQVTVLAIVVGIVWGTLLALMRLSGLKPLEWFARGYVTLFRSIPLVMVLLWFFLLVPQLLQRLLDVSPDVDIRLVSAMVAFSLFEAAYYSEIIRAGIQAVPRGQLSAASALGMTYGQGMRLIVLPQALRAMVPLLLTQAIVLFQDTSLVYVISVADFFRTAANVGDRDGTIVEMVLFAGAVYFVICAVASSLVKGLQKKVAR
- a CDS encoding amino acid ABC transporter ATP-binding protein, with protein sequence MISIKNVSKWYGSFQVLTDCSTEVKKGEVVVVCGPSGSGKSTLIKTVNGLEPFQKGEIMINGQSVSDPKTNLSKLRAKVGMVFQHFELFPHLSITENLTLAQIKVLGRSKDEASAKGLKLLDRVGLKAHADKYPGQLSGGQQQRVAIARALSMDPIAMLFDEPTSALDPEMINEVLDVMVELAQEGMTMMCVTHEMGFAKKVAHRVIFMDRGVIVEDDRKEDFFANPKSDRAKDFLAKILH
- a CDS encoding class II glutamine amidotransferase, with the protein product MCQLLGMNCAAPTDVTFSFTGFAARGGVTDHHADGFGIAFFEDKACRLFIDHQASATSPIAELVKQYPIKSKNTIAHIRKATQGRIVLENCHPFQRELWGRHWIFAHNGDLRDYAPALGGVYLPVGTTDSELAFCAIMQHLRECFPSTHPPLNELFDALAQATREITRHGVFNFLMSNGQALFVHCSTHLYYLVRSWPFSTAHLIDTDVTIDFAQYTTPEDRVAVIATQPLTDNETWTRFAPGDLAMFQAGQLLCSVNVPVPADVAAKAREPLCKATVESVLSTNEDGEFTIESAYNAAAVPS
- the pyrC gene encoding dihydroorotase, which translates into the protein MNSSQSHSTAAGVGSSGATALTLARPDDWHLHVRDGALLEAVLPHTARQFGRAIIMPNLKPPVTTTAQAGAYRQRILAARPAHGPGAAFEPLMTLYLTDNTSPDEVRRARESGFVHGVKLYPAGATTNSDAGVTDLRHCTATLEAMQQTGLPLLVHGEVTDPSIDVFDREKVFIDRVLEPLRRDFPALKVVFEHITTRDAAQYVRDADAASGTLGATITAHHLLLNRNAMLVGGIRPHYYCLPVLKREAHRVALVEAATSGHPRFFLGTDSAPHPKGLKEHACGCAGCYTALHALELYAQAFDEAGALDRLEGFASFYGADFYGLPRATDTVTLERASWTLPEAIDAGGISVVPLKAGEALGWKLR
- a CDS encoding DUF3025 domain-containing protein, whose protein sequence is MADMSPLREAVARIDWSRPWFEPFRAHGMRWQRVLDTHGAGAWLSTMTQDAQAASLCIGAGLPLTFVAQSLLPPGTRYEAHIAATGCVPTRDNLHDFFNAASWFAFPRTKLATIGCSMAEARRQAGAPAPGNGRGPVRDALTHFDENGAIFVTSDGSLAEALHAFDWRRLFVEHRQAWPARCAVYVYGHALLEKLLAPYRACTAHAWVCQVEPDWFDAPAVQRQADVDVRVAAALVDDNVVECPPRQASRELAQKGGALTIARFSPLPVLGVPGWWAANANPRFYADTSVFRSGRRGPRHPC